A region of Arabidopsis thaliana chromosome 5, partial sequence DNA encodes the following proteins:
- a CDS encoding RPM1-interacting protein 4 (RIN4) family protein (RPM1-interacting protein 4 (RIN4) family protein; CONTAINS InterPro DOMAIN/s: RPM1-interacting protein 4, defence response (InterPro:IPR008700); BEST Arabidopsis thaliana protein match is: RPM1-interacting protein 4 (RIN4) family protein (TAIR:AT4G35655.1); Has 30201 Blast hits to 17322 proteins in 780 species: Archae - 12; Bacteria - 1396; Metazoa - 17338; Fungi - 3422; Plants - 5037; Viruses - 0; Other Eukaryotes - 2996 (source: NCBI BLink).), whose translation MASNNQQRQQQDRPLPKFGEWDVNDPASAEGFTVIFAKARDDKKTNASGRAASQRRDNNKSQDEPTKKRFCCF comes from the exons ATGGCATCG AATAATCAACAACGACAACAACAAGATCGACCATTACCAAAATTTGGAGAATGGGACGTGAACGATCCAGCATCAGCCGAAGGATTTACGGTTATATTCGCTAAAGCTCGAGACGACAAAAAGACAAACGCAAGTGGTCGTGCCGCCTCACAACGCCGTGACAATAACAAATCTCAAGATGAACCTACG AAGAAACGGTTCTGCTGTTTCTGA
- the SDH2-2 gene encoding succinate dehydrogenase 2-2, which yields MAFGLIGRVVGTKSSRLSTAARLIPARWTSTGSEAQSKASTGGGGASLKTFQIYRWNPDNPGKPELQDYKIDLKDCGPMVLDALIKIKNEMDPSLTFRRSCREGICGSCAMNIDGCNGLACLTKIESGSKETTITPLPHMFVIKDLVVDMTNFYNQYKSIEPWLKRKNPASVPGKEILQSKKDRAKLDGMYECILCACCSTSCPSYWWNPESYLGPAALLHANR from the coding sequence ATGGCGTTTGGTTTGATCGGAAGAGTTGTTGGAACCAAATCATCACGATTATCCACGGCGGCGCGATTGATTCCGGCGCGATGGACATCAACAGGATCAGAAGCACAATCGAAAGCTTCAACCGGCGGCGGAGGAGCGAGTCTGAAGACGTTTCAGATCTATCGATGGAATCCAGATAATCCTGGAAAGCCAGAGCTTCAAGATTACAAAATCGATCTCAAGGATTGTGGTCCAATGGTTCTAGATGCTTTGATTAAGATTAAGAACGAGATGGATCCATCGCTCACTTTCCGTCGCTCTTGCCGTGAAGGTATTTGTGGTTCGTGTGCTATGAACATTGATGGATGTAATGGTCTTGCTTGTTTAACGAAGATTGAATCTGGATCTAAAGAGACGACGATTACGCCGTTGCCGCATATGTTTGTGATTAAGGATTTGGTTGTGGATATGACGAATTTTTATAATCAGTATAAGAGTATTGAGCCGTggttgaagaggaagaatcCAGCATCTGTTCCTGGGAAAGAGATTTTACAGAGTAAGAAAGATAGAGCTAAGCTTGATGGAATGTATGAATGTATTCTCTGTGCTTGTTGTAGCACGTCTTGCCCTAGCTATTGGTGGAACCCTGAGTCTTATCTTGGTCCAGCTGCTTTGCTTCATGCCAACAGGTAA
- the SDH2-2 gene encoding succinate dehydrogenase 2-2 (succinate dehydrogenase 2-2 (SDH2-2); CONTAINS InterPro DOMAIN/s: Ferredoxin (InterPro:IPR001041), Beta-grasp fold, ferredoxin-type (InterPro:IPR012675), Fumarate reductase, C-terminal (InterPro:IPR012285), 2Fe-2S ferredoxin, iron-sulphur binding site (InterPro:IPR006058), 4Fe-4S ferredoxin, iron-sulpur binding domain (InterPro:IPR017896), 4Fe-4S ferredoxin, iron-sulphur binding, conserved site (InterPro:IPR017900), Alpha-helical ferredoxin (InterPro:IPR009051), Succinate dehydrogenase/fumarate reductase iron-sulphur protein (InterPro:IPR004489); BEST Arabidopsis thaliana protein match is: succinate dehydrogenase 2-1 (TAIR:AT3G27380.2); Has 1807 Blast hits to 1807 proteins in 277 species: Archae - 0; Bacteria - 0; Metazoa - 736; Fungi - 347; Plants - 385; Viruses - 0; Other Eukaryotes - 339 (source: NCBI BLink).), which translates to MAFGLIGRVVGTKSSRLSTAARLIPARWTSTGSEAQSKASTGGGGASLKTFQIYRWNPDNPGKPELQDYKIDLKDCGPMVLDALIKIKNEMDPSLTFRRSCREGICGSCAMNIDGCNGLACLTKIESGSKETTITPLPHMFVIKDLVVDMTNFYNQYKSIEPWLKRKNPASVPGKEILQSKKDRAKLDGMYECILCACCSTSCPSYWWNPESYLGPAALLHANRWISDSRDEYTKERLEAIDDEFKLYRCHTILNCARACPKGLNPGKQITHIKQLQKSG; encoded by the exons ATGGCGTTTGGTTTGATCGGAAGAGTTGTTGGAACCAAATCATCACGATTATCCACGGCGGCGCGATTGATTCCGGCGCGATGGACATCAACAGGATCAGAAGCACAATCGAAAGCTTCAACCGGCGGCGGAGGAGCGAGTCTGAAGACGTTTCAGATCTATCGATGGAATCCAGATAATCCTGGAAAGCCAGAGCTTCAAGATTACAAAATCGATCTCAAGGATTGTGGTCCAATGGTTCTAGATGCTTTGATTAAGATTAAGAACGAGATGGATCCATCGCTCACTTTCCGTCGCTCTTGCCGTGAAGGTATTTGTGGTTCGTGTGCTATGAACATTGATGGATGTAATGGTCTTGCTTGTTTAACGAAGATTGAATCTGGATCTAAAGAGACGACGATTACGCCGTTGCCGCATATGTTTGTGATTAAGGATTTGGTTGTGGATATGACGAATTTTTATAATCAGTATAAGAGTATTGAGCCGTggttgaagaggaagaatcCAGCATCTGTTCCTGGGAAAGAGATTTTACAGAGTAAGAAAGATAGAGCTAAGCTTGATGGAATGTATGAATGTATTCTCTGTGCTTGTTGTAGCACGTCTTGCCCTAGCTATTGGTGGAACCCTGAGTCTTATCTTGGTCCAGCTGCTTTGCTTCATGCCAACAG GTGGATAAGTGATAGCCGAGATGAGTACACTAAGGAAAGACTTGAAGCCATTGACGATGAGTTCAAACTGTATCGATGCCACACAATTCTGAACTGTGCTCGTGCCTGTCCAAAGGGATTGAACCCAGGGAAACAGATCACACACATCAAGCAGCTTCAGAAATCTGGTTGA
- a CDS encoding ATP12 protein-like protein (ATP12 protein-related; INVOLVED IN: proton-transporting ATP synthase complex assembly; LOCATED IN: cellular_component unknown; EXPRESSED IN: 22 plant structures; EXPRESSED DURING: 13 growth stages; CONTAINS InterPro DOMAIN/s: ATP12, ATPase F1F0-assembly protein (InterPro:IPR011419); Has 1807 Blast hits to 1807 proteins in 277 species: Archae - 0; Bacteria - 0; Metazoa - 736; Fungi - 347; Plants - 385; Viruses - 0; Other Eukaryotes - 339 (source: NCBI BLink).) produces MAAMLIGRAFKSARNSNLAIRARSLCTTSAARQPDSDTQPSESSSSFTFEKENEKPILVKAPNSRRKNESDSVTMPTSFMTGSIVGKRFYKKVTTREADDGNGWTVMLDYRTLKTPSKRPLKLRSLALAKAIAAEWEYQLTEGIRPFTMPLMRLACTALERVPLTRSKIIEHLSRKIHQDLVFFRAPEDNDLTSDVHDIQVESIDPLLEWIESEFRVKPKVYSSIFGGKQDDKLVKAVEELLKKTNDGELASIDALQASAHSIVIALGIFCGKLQIDDAIKLIRLEEDLQVDKWGLVEGGHDIDVADLKVQISSATVFLALSREN; encoded by the exons ATGGCGGCGATGTTAATCGGAAGAGCTTTTAAGTCAGCGAGAAACTCTAATCTTGCTATTCGTGCTAGATCCTTATGTACGACATCTGCCGCTCGTCAACCCGATTCCGATACTCAGCCATCGGAATCTTCGTCGTCGTTCACATTCGAGAAGGAAAATGAGAAACCCATCTTAGTGAAAGCTCCGAACTCTCGCCGGAAAAACGAATCGGATTCAGTGACGATGCCGACGTCTTTCATGACTGGTTCGATCGTAGGGAAGAGGTTTTACAAGAAAGTGACGACTAGAGAAGCTGATGATGGAAATGGATGGACTGTGATGCTTGATTATAGAACCCTTAAAACCCCTTCGAAAAGACCTCTCAAGCTTCGTTCTTTGGCACTTGCTAAGGCCATTGCTGCTGAGTGGGAGTATCAG CTAACAGAAGGGATCAGACCATTCACAATGCCGCTTATGAGACTAGCATGTACTGCACTTGAAAGAGTTCCTCTTACGCGTTCAAAGATCATAGAACATTTATCGAGAAAGATACATCAAGATCTCGTCTTTTTCCGAGCACCTGAAGATAATGATCTAACTAGTGACGTCCATG ATATTCAGGTAGAGAGTATTGATCCTCTACTTGAGTGGATAGAGTCAGAGTTTCGGGTCAAACCGAAAGTGTATTCTAGCATCTTCGGGGGTAAACAAGACGACAAGCTAGTGAAAGCAGTAGAAGAACTGCTCAAGAAAACGAATGATGGTGAACTCGCAAGCATTGATGCACTCCAAGCATCAGCTCACTCTATAGTAATCGCCCTCGGTATCTTCTGTGGGAAACTCCAGATCGATGATGCAATCAAATTGATTAGACTTGAAGAAGATTTACAG GTGGACAAATGGGGACTAGTCGAAGGCGGGCATGACATTGATGTTGCTGATCTCAAAGTTCAGATCTCATCAGCTACAGTGTTTCTTGCTCTATCCCGTGAAAACTGA